In Calothrix sp. PCC 7507, one DNA window encodes the following:
- the rplN gene encoding 50S ribosomal protein L14, protein MIQPQTYLNVADNSGARKLMCIRVLGAGNRRYGGVGDKIIAVVKDAQPNMAVKKSDVVEAVIVRTRKSINRDSGMSIRFDDNAAVIINKDGNPRGTRVFGPVARELRDKNFTKIVSLAPEVL, encoded by the coding sequence GTGATTCAACCCCAAACCTACCTCAATGTCGCCGATAATAGTGGTGCCCGCAAACTAATGTGCATCCGCGTATTAGGTGCTGGTAATCGCCGTTACGGCGGTGTGGGCGATAAAATTATCGCCGTTGTCAAAGATGCCCAACCCAACATGGCTGTCAAAAAGTCTGACGTGGTAGAGGCAGTAATTGTCCGCACTCGCAAAAGTATTAATCGAGACAGTGGCATGAGTATTCGTTTCGACGATAACGCCGCCGTGATCATTAACAAAGATGGCAACCCCAGAGGTACACGCGTCTTTGGCCCAGTAGCACGGGAACTGCGCGATAAAAACTTCACCAAAATCGTTTCTCTGGCTCCGGAGGTGCTGTAA
- a CDS encoding DNA-directed RNA polymerase subunit alpha — translation MAQFQIECVESSTEESRSHYSKFVLEPLERGQGTTVGNALRRVLLSNLEGTAVTAVRIAGVSHEFATVPGVREDVLEILMKMKEVILKSYSSQPQIGRLLVNGPTTVTAAHFDLPSEVEVIDPTQYVATLAEGGKLEMEFRIEKGKGYRTVERGREEATSLDFLQIDSVFMPVRKVNYSVEEARGEGSITKDRLLLEVWTNGSVSPQEALSSAAGILVDLFNPLKDISLEPTDTGSDIPDDPTAQIPIEELQLSVRAYNCLKRAQVNSVADLLDYTQEDLLEIKNFGQKSAEEVVEALQRRLGITLPQERGSKHT, via the coding sequence GTGGCGCAATTTCAAATTGAATGTGTAGAGTCAAGTACTGAAGAAAGTCGAAGCCATTATAGTAAATTTGTCCTCGAACCTCTAGAACGTGGACAAGGAACGACAGTTGGCAACGCATTGAGGCGAGTTTTACTGTCTAATCTAGAGGGTACAGCAGTTACAGCAGTTAGGATTGCGGGCGTTTCACACGAGTTTGCCACAGTTCCAGGCGTGCGAGAAGACGTACTGGAAATCCTCATGAAAATGAAGGAAGTCATCCTCAAAAGCTATTCCTCTCAACCCCAGATTGGTCGCTTGCTCGTTAACGGTCCGACAACAGTCACTGCGGCACATTTTGATTTACCCAGTGAAGTAGAAGTCATCGACCCGACCCAGTATGTAGCCACTCTAGCGGAGGGGGGCAAACTGGAAATGGAATTTCGGATCGAAAAAGGTAAAGGTTATCGCACTGTAGAACGGGGACGAGAGGAAGCCACATCTTTGGACTTTCTGCAAATCGACTCAGTGTTTATGCCAGTCAGAAAAGTTAACTATAGCGTCGAAGAAGCCCGTGGTGAAGGTTCCATCACTAAAGATCGACTGCTATTAGAAGTTTGGACAAATGGTAGTGTCTCCCCCCAAGAAGCACTATCATCGGCTGCGGGAATTCTCGTAGATTTATTCAACCCGTTGAAAGATATCTCACTGGAACCAACGGATACCGGCTCAGATATTCCAGACGATCCCACCGCCCAAATTCCCATCGAAGAGTTACAGCTTTCTGTACGGGCATATAACTGTCTCAAACGAGCGCAAGTTAACTCTGTAGCCGACTTATTGGATTACACCCAAGAAGACCTGTTAGAAATTAAAAACTTTGGTCAGAAGTCAGCAGAAGAGGTTGTTGAAGCTTTACAGCGACGCCTAGGTATCACCCTACCCCAAGAAAGAGGCTCCAAGCACACCTAA
- the rplQ gene encoding 50S ribosomal protein L17, translating into MRHRCRVKKLSKPADQRRALLRALTTELVRHGRITTTLIRAKVLRSEVDKMITLAKNGSLASRREALGYIYDKSLVHALFEQAPTRYANRQGGYTRILHTVPRRGDNAEMAIIELV; encoded by the coding sequence ATGCGTCACCGTTGTCGGGTCAAAAAACTCAGTAAACCAGCAGACCAGCGCCGCGCCCTGCTACGCGCGCTGACCACCGAACTGGTGCGTCATGGTAGAATCACCACCACTTTAATCCGAGCTAAGGTTCTGCGAAGCGAAGTGGACAAAATGATCACCTTAGCCAAAAACGGCTCCTTAGCATCACGCCGAGAAGCTCTTGGCTATATTTACGATAAATCACTAGTTCATGCTCTATTTGAGCAAGCACCAACTCGGTATGCTAATCGCCAAGGTGGTTACACCCGCATCCTGCATACCGTACCTCGTCGGGGTGATAATGCTGAAATGGCAATAATTGAACTAGTTTAA
- the rpsK gene encoding 30S ribosomal protein S11, which yields MARQPTKKSGSKKQKRNVPNGMAYIQSTFNNSIVTITDQNGDVISWASAGSSGFKGAKKGTPFAAQTAAESAARRAIDQGMRQIEVMVSGPGAGRETAIRALQGAGLEITLIRDITPIPHNGCRPPKRRRV from the coding sequence ATGGCGCGACAACCAACAAAAAAATCCGGGAGCAAAAAGCAGAAACGGAACGTACCCAACGGGATGGCTTACATCCAGTCTACTTTCAACAATAGCATTGTCACCATTACCGATCAAAACGGCGATGTCATATCCTGGGCTAGTGCAGGTTCTAGCGGTTTTAAGGGAGCAAAAAAGGGAACTCCCTTTGCAGCACAAACCGCCGCAGAAAGCGCCGCTCGCCGAGCCATCGATCAAGGAATGCGCCAAATTGAGGTCATGGTCAGTGGTCCAGGAGCAGGTAGAGAAACTGCTATCCGCGCCCTCCAAGGAGCAGGCCTGGAAATTACACTGATTCGGGATATTACCCCAATTCCTCACAATGGTTGCCGTCCACCCAAGCGCCGCCGAGTTTAG
- a CDS encoding adenylate kinase, which translates to MTRLIFLGPPGAGKGTQAQALAEFLHVPHISTGEIFRQAIKEQTPLGTIAQSYLDRGELVPDELTQNLVKERLSQPDAQSGWILDGFPRNVSQAAFLDELLVTINQNDERVVNLDAPDEIVVARLLERGRKDDSEEVIRRRLEVYRDETAPLIDYYGDRQKLLTVNGNQSPEEVTTELQKVIA; encoded by the coding sequence GTGACGCGATTAATCTTCTTGGGACCGCCAGGGGCTGGTAAGGGAACTCAAGCTCAAGCTTTAGCTGAATTCTTGCATGTTCCTCACATTTCTACCGGGGAAATATTTAGACAAGCTATCAAAGAGCAAACTCCTTTAGGAACCATAGCTCAAAGTTATCTTGATAGAGGTGAGTTAGTTCCTGACGAGTTAACACAAAACTTGGTCAAGGAACGTCTCTCTCAACCAGATGCTCAATCTGGTTGGATTTTAGATGGCTTTCCCCGCAATGTGTCACAAGCAGCTTTTTTGGATGAATTGTTGGTGACAATTAATCAGAATGATGAAAGGGTAGTTAATCTGGATGCGCCAGATGAAATTGTCGTCGCCCGTCTACTGGAACGCGGTAGAAAAGATGATAGCGAAGAAGTGATTCGTCGTCGCTTAGAAGTTTACCGTGACGAGACGGCACCCTTGATTGATTATTATGGCGATCGCCAAAAGCTGCTCACTGTCAACGGCAATCAATCCCCAGAAGAAGTCACTACCGAATTACAGAAAGTAATCGCTTGA
- the rplX gene encoding 50S ribosomal protein L24: MPSQKEKPKFYKLHVKTGDTVQVIAGKDKGKVGEVIQALPQLGKVLVKGVNIKTKHVKPQQEGESGRIVTQEFPIHSSNVMLYSTKQNVASRVSYTFTAEGKKVRKLKKTGEILDK; the protein is encoded by the coding sequence ATGCCCAGCCAAAAGGAAAAACCTAAATTCTACAAACTGCACGTCAAAACTGGCGACACTGTACAAGTAATTGCTGGCAAAGATAAAGGCAAAGTTGGTGAAGTGATTCAGGCACTACCCCAACTCGGTAAAGTCCTTGTCAAAGGTGTGAATATTAAAACTAAGCACGTAAAGCCCCAGCAAGAAGGCGAATCAGGGCGGATTGTCACCCAAGAATTCCCTATTCATAGCTCTAACGTGATGCTCTATTCCACTAAGCAAAACGTCGCCAGCCGTGTGTCTTATACCTTCACAGCCGAAGGTAAGAAAGTACGAAAACTCAAGAAAACTGGCGAGATTTTGGATAAATAG
- the infA gene encoding translation initiation factor IF-1 has protein sequence MSKQDLIEMEGTVTESLPNAMFRVDLDNGFNVLAHISGKIRRNYIKILPGDRVKVELTPYDLTKGRITYRLRKK, from the coding sequence TTGTCTAAGCAAGATTTGATTGAAATGGAAGGCACAGTTACGGAGTCATTGCCCAACGCGATGTTTCGCGTTGATTTAGACAATGGCTTTAACGTACTGGCACACATTTCTGGCAAAATTCGCCGTAATTACATCAAGATTTTACCTGGCGATCGCGTCAAAGTGGAGTTAACCCCCTACGACTTGACAAAGGGTAGAATTACCTACCGACTACGCAAGAAGTAA
- the secY gene encoding preprotein translocase subunit SecY, with protein MISRDKAPTAQETFMQMAQAAGLRGRLLVTVGILILVRLGIFLPVPGINRDRFHEAISGNNSIFGLLDIFSGRGLSTLGVFALGILPFINASIIIQLLTAALPSLENLQKNEGEAGRRKISQITRYVTVGWAIIQSTAFSALFLQQFALEPGPIFVAETAIALTAGSMFVMWASELVTERGIGNGASLLIFVNIVASLPKSLGDTIDLVQVGGREIVGRVIVLVLVFLFTIVGIVFVQEGIRRIPIISARRQVGRRVLAEQRSYLPLRLNAGGVMPIIFAAAILSLPLLIANFTKNPELANIVNNYLSPGGSQAWAYALVYLISIVFFSYFYSSLIVNPVDVAQNLKKMGSSIPGIRPGKATSEYIERVINRLTFLGAIFLGFVAIIPTAVESALGVPTFKGLGATSLLILVGVAIETAKQVQTYVISQRYEGMVKQ; from the coding sequence ATGATCAGTCGCGACAAAGCCCCCACGGCTCAAGAAACTTTTATGCAGATGGCCCAAGCAGCTGGGTTAAGAGGTAGGCTGCTGGTTACCGTTGGTATTCTAATTTTGGTTCGTCTGGGCATATTTTTGCCAGTACCGGGAATTAATCGAGACCGTTTCCACGAAGCTATCTCAGGGAATAACTCCATATTTGGTTTATTGGATATTTTTTCTGGGCGGGGACTTTCGACTTTGGGAGTCTTTGCTTTGGGGATTCTGCCCTTCATTAATGCCTCTATTATCATCCAGTTGCTCACCGCAGCACTGCCATCTTTAGAAAATTTACAGAAAAATGAGGGTGAAGCGGGACGGCGGAAAATTTCGCAAATTACTCGCTATGTCACCGTCGGTTGGGCAATTATTCAAAGTACGGCTTTTTCGGCTTTATTCTTGCAACAATTTGCTTTAGAGCCAGGCCCCATATTTGTAGCTGAAACGGCGATCGCTCTGACTGCTGGTTCCATGTTCGTGATGTGGGCATCAGAACTAGTTACAGAACGAGGTATTGGTAATGGCGCATCTTTGTTGATTTTTGTCAACATTGTTGCCTCACTACCTAAATCTCTGGGTGATACCATCGACTTGGTGCAAGTTGGCGGACGGGAAATAGTGGGTCGCGTGATTGTACTGGTATTAGTATTCCTGTTTACAATTGTTGGTATTGTCTTTGTTCAGGAAGGCATTCGCCGCATCCCCATTATTTCAGCTCGTCGCCAAGTTGGCCGGCGGGTTCTGGCTGAACAACGCAGCTACTTACCTCTGCGGCTGAATGCTGGCGGCGTTATGCCCATCATTTTTGCTGCTGCCATCCTCAGTTTGCCACTACTGATTGCTAACTTCACTAAAAATCCGGAATTGGCAAACATCGTTAACAATTATTTGAGTCCCGGTGGCTCTCAAGCTTGGGCTTATGCCTTGGTGTACCTGATTTCTATTGTTTTCTTTAGTTACTTCTACTCTTCATTGATTGTCAACCCTGTAGATGTGGCACAGAACTTAAAGAAAATGGGTTCTAGTATTCCAGGAATTCGTCCAGGTAAGGCGACAAGTGAATATATCGAGCGGGTGATTAATCGACTGACTTTCTTAGGTGCTATCTTTTTGGGCTTTGTCGCTATTATCCCCACCGCTGTCGAAAGTGCTTTGGGTGTCCCAACCTTTAAGGGATTAGGAGCAACTTCTTTGTTGATTCTAGTTGGTGTGGCGATTGAGACAGCTAAACAAGTCCAAACCTATGTGATCTCTCAGCGCTACGAAGGAATGGTGAAACAATAG
- the rpmE gene encoding 50S ribosomal protein L31 — translation MAKSDLHPKWYPDAKVYCNGQVVMTVGSTKPELHVDVWSGNHPFYTGTQKIIDTEGRVERFLRKYGMSSTQAADDTNKK, via the coding sequence ATGGCAAAATCTGATCTTCATCCCAAGTGGTATCCAGATGCTAAAGTTTACTGCAACGGTCAAGTTGTAATGACTGTAGGCTCTACCAAGCCAGAACTGCATGTAGATGTTTGGTCTGGAAACCACCCCTTCTACACTGGTACTCAGAAAATTATTGACACCGAAGGTCGCGTAGAACGCTTCCTCCGCAAATACGGTATGTCTAGCACTCAAGCAGCTGACGATACAAACAAAAAGTAG
- the rplO gene encoding 50S ribosomal protein L15, which produces MRLNDAKPQKGSKKRRKRVGRGISAGQGASAGLGMRGQKSRSGSGTRPGFEGGQQPLYRRLPKLKGFPIVNRKIYTTINVEKLSSLPANTEVTLDSLKVAGIITAVKGPLKVLGNGELTIPLTVKAAAFTTQARSKIEAAGGSWEVS; this is translated from the coding sequence ATGAGACTCAACGATGCCAAGCCCCAAAAAGGCTCAAAGAAACGCCGTAAGCGCGTAGGTAGAGGTATTTCAGCTGGTCAAGGTGCAAGTGCTGGTCTAGGTATGCGGGGTCAAAAATCTCGCTCTGGTAGTGGTACTCGACCTGGTTTTGAAGGTGGTCAACAGCCGTTATACCGCCGCTTACCTAAGTTGAAAGGCTTTCCGATTGTGAATCGGAAGATTTACACTACGATTAATGTAGAGAAGCTGTCCTCACTCCCTGCCAACACAGAAGTAACTTTGGATTCCTTAAAAGTTGCAGGTATCATTACTGCTGTCAAGGGACCACTGAAAGTTTTGGGTAATGGGGAATTGACTATTCCCCTCACAGTGAAAGCGGCTGCTTTTACAACCCAAGCTCGTAGCAAAATAGAAGCAGCTGGTGGGAGTTGGGAAGTTTCATAA
- the rpsE gene encoding 30S ribosomal protein S5, which produces MATGRRKANRAKKEETNWQERVIQIRRVSKVVKGGKKLSFRAIVVVGNERGQVGVGVGKASDVIGAVKKGVADGKKHLIDIPITKSNSIPHPIDGTGGGAKVMMRPAAPGTGVIAGGAVRTVLELAGVRNVLAKQLGSNNPLNNARAAVNALSTLRTLSEVAEDRGVPIENLYII; this is translated from the coding sequence ATGGCAACTGGTCGTCGTAAAGCTAACCGCGCAAAGAAAGAAGAAACCAACTGGCAAGAGCGAGTTATTCAGATCCGACGAGTGAGCAAGGTCGTCAAAGGAGGTAAAAAACTTAGCTTCCGAGCGATCGTCGTCGTCGGTAACGAACGCGGTCAAGTTGGTGTAGGAGTAGGCAAAGCCTCAGATGTTATCGGTGCCGTGAAAAAAGGTGTAGCCGATGGGAAAAAACATCTGATTGATATTCCCATCACCAAATCTAACTCCATTCCCCACCCCATTGATGGTACAGGTGGTGGAGCTAAGGTGATGATGCGCCCAGCAGCACCAGGTACTGGTGTAATTGCTGGTGGCGCTGTCCGGACTGTACTGGAGTTGGCTGGAGTTCGCAACGTCCTAGCCAAGCAACTAGGCTCCAACAATCCACTCAATAATGCTAGAGCCGCAGTCAACGCCCTCTCTACACTACGGACTTTGTCCGAAGTGGCTGAAGATCGGGGCGTACCTATTGAAAATCTCTACATTATTTAG
- the truA gene encoding tRNA pseudouridine(38-40) synthase TruA yields the protein MLDSHQPTETHRVALVIQYQGTHFHGWQRQNQQRTVQEEVETAIAQVLGYHVTLHGAGRTDAGVHAAAQVAHFEATGLIPPHKWATILNSYLPQDILIRASASVESRWHARFSAAYRRYRYTLFTEDRPNLFVSPFSWHYYYATLDESLIQAALKPLLGKHDLAAFHRAGSKRSHSWVEVQAAECIRSGPFIHIEIQADGFLYGMVRLLVGMLVQVGSGQRPLTNFIQLWQEKRREEVKYAAPPQGLCLLRVGYPDFPFPQEIWYDTLPKLIISQESLVTTNDS from the coding sequence ATGTTAGATAGCCACCAGCCTACAGAAACTCACAGAGTAGCTCTGGTAATTCAATACCAGGGCACTCATTTTCATGGCTGGCAAAGGCAAAACCAACAGCGTACAGTCCAAGAAGAAGTAGAAACAGCGATCGCCCAAGTTCTTGGGTATCATGTAACACTACATGGGGCAGGGCGAACCGATGCCGGGGTTCACGCCGCAGCTCAAGTAGCCCATTTTGAAGCCACAGGTTTGATCCCGCCACACAAATGGGCAACTATTCTTAATAGCTATCTGCCCCAAGATATATTAATAAGAGCTTCAGCAAGTGTAGAGAGCCGCTGGCACGCTCGCTTTAGTGCAGCCTATCGACGGTATCGTTACACACTGTTCACTGAAGACAGACCGAACTTGTTCGTGTCGCCCTTCAGTTGGCATTATTATTATGCAACCCTGGACGAATCGCTAATCCAGGCCGCCCTAAAACCTCTGCTGGGAAAGCATGATTTAGCAGCTTTCCATCGCGCCGGGTCAAAGCGATCGCATTCCTGGGTAGAAGTGCAAGCAGCAGAGTGTATTCGCAGTGGGCCATTTATCCATATTGAAATTCAGGCAGATGGATTTTTGTATGGCATGGTGCGGCTCTTGGTAGGCATGTTGGTACAAGTAGGTTCTGGGCAACGTCCCCTGACAAACTTTATCCAACTCTGGCAAGAAAAGCGCCGGGAAGAAGTCAAATATGCCGCACCTCCCCAAGGCTTATGCCTATTGCGAGTCGGCTATCCAGACTTTCCCTTTCCTCAAGAGATTTGGTACGACACCCTGCCAAAGTTAATTATTAGTCAAGAGTCATTAGTAACAACAAATGACTCTTGA
- the rpmJ gene encoding 50S ribosomal protein L36 — protein sequence MKVRASVKKICEKCNVIKRRGRVMVICVNPKHKQRQG from the coding sequence ATGAAAGTCAGAGCCTCAGTCAAAAAAATCTGTGAAAAGTGTAACGTGATCAAACGTCGTGGTCGCGTCATGGTGATTTGTGTTAATCCCAAGCACAAGCAACGTCAAGGATAA
- the rpsH gene encoding 30S ribosomal protein S8: MAANDTIADMLTRIRNANLARHQTTLVPATKMTRSIAKVLRDEGFVAEFEEVEEGVKKNLVIALKYKGKNRQPLITALKRVSKPGLRVYSNKKELPRVLGGIGIAIISTSSGIMTDREARRQNLGGEVLCYVW; the protein is encoded by the coding sequence ATGGCGGCTAACGACACAATTGCAGATATGCTGACGCGCATCCGCAATGCCAATTTGGCGAGGCATCAAACTACACTCGTGCCAGCGACAAAAATGACACGTAGTATTGCCAAAGTGCTGCGGGATGAAGGCTTTGTTGCTGAGTTTGAAGAAGTAGAAGAAGGGGTGAAGAAAAATCTGGTGATTGCCCTGAAATACAAGGGTAAGAACCGTCAGCCTCTAATTACCGCCTTAAAGCGAGTAAGCAAACCAGGTTTGCGTGTTTACTCCAACAAAAAAGAATTACCAAGAGTATTAGGTGGCATCGGTATTGCCATCATCTCTACATCCAGTGGCATCATGACCGATCGCGAAGCGCGACGGCAGAACTTGGGTGGTGAAGTACTTTGTTACGTCTGGTAG
- the rpsI gene encoding 30S ribosomal protein S9, which yields MVVAEANSGRAVYWGTGRRKSSVARVRLVPGEGKLTVNGKDGVLYFQFNANYLGVIKAPLETLGLENEYDILVKAEGGGLTGQADSIRLGVARALCQLDPDNRSPLKTEGYLTRDPRAKERKKYGLHKARKAPQYSKR from the coding sequence ATGGTAGTAGCAGAAGCTAACAGCGGTCGCGCCGTATATTGGGGCACTGGCCGTCGTAAGTCCTCAGTCGCACGGGTCCGTCTGGTTCCAGGCGAAGGTAAGCTGACCGTGAATGGCAAGGACGGAGTATTGTATTTCCAATTCAACGCCAACTATTTAGGCGTGATTAAAGCTCCTTTAGAAACGTTGGGACTGGAAAACGAATACGACATTTTGGTTAAAGCTGAAGGTGGTGGTTTGACCGGACAAGCTGATTCTATTCGCCTGGGAGTTGCCCGCGCCTTGTGTCAACTAGACCCAGATAATCGCTCACCGTTAAAAACAGAAGGCTACTTGACTCGCGATCCCAGAGCAAAAGAGCGGAAAAAATACGGTTTGCACAAAGCCCGCAAAGCACCTCAGTACTCCAAACGATAG
- the rplE gene encoding 50S ribosomal protein L5 produces MATTRLKSLYQETIVPKLTNQFQYTNVHQVPKLVKVTINRGLGEAAQNAKALEASINEIALITGQKPVVTRAKKAIAGFKIRQGMPVGIMVTLRGERMYAFYDRLVSLSLPRIRDFRGVSPKSFDGRGNYTLGVREQLIFPEVEYDSIDQIRGLDISIITTAKNDEEGRALLKELGMPFRDQ; encoded by the coding sequence ATGGCGACAACAAGACTCAAAAGCTTATACCAAGAGACAATCGTCCCTAAGCTGACAAATCAGTTTCAATATACCAACGTTCATCAAGTACCGAAGTTGGTTAAGGTGACTATCAACAGGGGTTTGGGCGAAGCGGCTCAAAATGCGAAAGCTCTGGAAGCTTCCATCAACGAAATTGCGCTGATTACTGGACAAAAACCAGTAGTGACACGAGCAAAAAAGGCGATCGCTGGCTTCAAAATTCGTCAAGGTATGCCGGTTGGCATCATGGTAACCCTGAGAGGTGAACGGATGTATGCCTTTTATGACCGCCTTGTTAGCCTGTCACTGCCCAGAATTCGAGACTTTCGCGGCGTTAGTCCCAAAAGCTTTGATGGACGTGGCAACTACACCCTGGGTGTCAGAGAACAGCTAATTTTTCCAGAAGTCGAATACGACAGCATCGATCAAATCCGTGGTCTGGATATTTCCATCATCACCACAGCAAAAAACGACGAAGAGGGGCGCGCCTTACTTAAAGAATTAGGAATGCCTTTTCGCGATCAATAA
- the rpsM gene encoding 30S ribosomal protein S13 has protein sequence MARIAGVDLPRDKRVEIGLTYIYGIGLSRSQEILAATGVNPDTRVKELSDADVTALRGEIESNYQVEGDLRRWEAMNIKRLVDIGTYRGRRHRMGLPVRGQRTRTNARTRRGRRQTVAGKKKAPGK, from the coding sequence GTGGCACGGATTGCCGGAGTAGACCTGCCACGCGATAAACGCGTTGAGATAGGTCTAACATACATTTACGGAATTGGTTTATCTAGGTCGCAAGAGATTTTAGCGGCCACAGGTGTCAACCCAGACACTCGTGTTAAAGAATTAAGTGATGCTGACGTCACCGCCCTGCGAGGAGAAATCGAGAGCAACTATCAAGTTGAAGGAGATTTGCGGCGGTGGGAGGCGATGAACATTAAGCGCCTCGTTGACATTGGCACTTACAGGGGACGCCGTCATCGTATGGGACTACCAGTAAGAGGACAAAGAACCCGTACAAATGCCAGAACCCGTCGTGGAAGAAGGCAGACAGTGGCTGGGAAGAAGAAAGCACCAGGCAAATAA
- the rplM gene encoding 50S ribosomal protein L13 — MTKTYLPPQKSLQHEWYIVDATDQRLGRLASEIAQVLRGKNKPEFTPHMDTGDFVIVINAEKVAVTGKKRTQKLYRRHSGRPGGMKTETFAKLQQRLPERIVEHAIKGMLPKNSLGKHLFTKLKVYAGPTHPHEAQQPKELKISTIPGAEN; from the coding sequence ATGACTAAAACCTACCTTCCTCCTCAAAAATCCCTCCAACACGAGTGGTACATAGTAGATGCCACCGACCAACGCCTCGGTCGTCTCGCCAGCGAAATCGCTCAGGTGTTACGAGGCAAAAACAAACCCGAATTCACTCCCCACATGGATACAGGCGATTTTGTCATTGTGATTAATGCCGAAAAAGTCGCAGTTACAGGCAAAAAACGCACTCAAAAGCTCTACCGTCGCCATTCAGGTCGTCCTGGGGGGATGAAAACAGAAACCTTTGCCAAGCTGCAACAGCGCCTACCAGAAAGGATTGTCGAACACGCTATCAAAGGTATGCTACCCAAAAATAGCTTGGGTAAGCACTTATTTACCAAGCTGAAAGTCTATGCTGGGCCTACTCACCCCCACGAAGCACAGCAACCCAAAGAACTGAAAATTAGTACAATTCCAGGAGCAGAAAACTAA
- the rplF gene encoding 50S ribosomal protein L6, with the protein MSRIGKRPIPIPAKVQVAIDGTKVVVKGPKGELSRSLPVNVIVSQEGEILHVTRRDETRTSRQLHGLSRTLVANMVEGVSQGFQRRLEIQGVGYRAQLQGRNLVLNMGYSHQVQIVPPEGIQFAVEGTTNVIVSGYDKEIVGNTAAKIRAVRPPEPYKGKGIRYTGEVVRRKAGKTGKGGKK; encoded by the coding sequence ATGTCTCGTATTGGTAAACGTCCAATTCCTATTCCCGCTAAAGTCCAAGTGGCGATCGATGGCACAAAGGTTGTGGTGAAAGGCCCGAAAGGTGAACTTTCTCGTAGCCTACCGGTAAATGTCATAGTTTCCCAAGAAGGGGAAATATTACATGTAACACGTAGAGATGAAACTCGCACCTCTAGGCAACTGCACGGTTTAAGCCGGACTTTAGTTGCCAACATGGTTGAGGGCGTTTCTCAAGGTTTCCAGCGCCGTCTAGAAATTCAAGGTGTTGGTTATCGGGCACAGCTTCAAGGTCGTAACCTAGTTTTAAACATGGGTTACAGCCATCAGGTGCAAATTGTGCCACCAGAAGGAATTCAATTTGCAGTTGAAGGAACCACTAACGTCATAGTCAGTGGCTATGACAAAGAAATTGTCGGCAATACAGCCGCAAAAATTCGCGCCGTTCGACCACCAGAACCTTACAAAGGTAAAGGTATTCGCTATACCGGTGAAGTGGTCAGACGTAAAGCTGGTAAGACTGGTAAGGGTGGTAAGAAGTAA
- the rplR gene encoding 50S ribosomal protein L18, producing the protein MKLTRRESKQRRHRRVRGKVNGSSERPRLAIFRSNEHIYAQVIDDTEQNTLVAASTVEPELKSSLASGANCEASAQVGKLIAVRALEKGITKVVFDRGGNLYHGRIKALADAAREAGLDF; encoded by the coding sequence ATGAAACTTACTCGTAGAGAATCAAAACAGCGTCGCCATCGTCGCGTTCGTGGTAAGGTTAACGGTTCCTCGGAACGTCCACGGTTAGCCATATTTCGCTCGAATGAGCACATTTATGCTCAGGTAATTGATGATACTGAGCAAAATACTCTAGTAGCAGCTTCGACTGTAGAACCAGAGTTGAAATCTAGCTTGGCTTCCGGCGCTAACTGTGAAGCATCAGCGCAAGTTGGTAAATTAATTGCAGTGCGAGCGCTAGAAAAAGGTATTACAAAAGTAGTTTTTGATCGCGGTGGTAATCTTTATCACGGACGCATCAAAGCTCTAGCCGATGCAGCACGCGAGGCTGGTTTAGATTTCTAA